Below is a genomic region from Vibrio mimicus.
GTTGGTTGTTCGGTGCAGCGCCGTCTACGTAAATTGAATAACTCATTTTTTTATCTCTCCAATTGCAAAAAGGGCGCATGACTTTGCTTAGTCAGCGCCCGTTGATGATGTGATTTGATGTTTGTGTTACTGAAAGGATTCTTGGTTGTCTCGCATACTCAGACGCGACTCCATCCATTCCTCGATTTCACTTTCGACCCAAGCTACCGCTCGTCCACCGAGTGGCACACTTTTAGGAAAGTCGGTTTCATCTGCCATGAACTTGTAGATAGTTGAGCGGCCTAACCCTGTTAGTGACATCACGTCTTTAAGTCGTAGAAATCTCATGGGAATTGTCTCCTCTTGTATATACCCATGGATAAGCCGCCACGGTAAAAAAGTGCAGTCGGCCTAATCTAGGCTAGAGCCAAAGCAGTAACGCTCTTCTTTCCACGCTTCAGCAAAGCTACTCAGACGGTGGAAGACACAACGCTTTATATTGGTATCTTTGCTCTTACAGCGTGTTCCTAGGCCATCGTTCCCTCGGTCGTTAAACAAAATGATTGATCGCTCTTTGCCCTTGTAGTGCTTTTCTATCGCTTCCTTCCAAGCTGTTTTTAGATGCTCCACAAGCTGATTACCTTTATCCCAACAAATGGCAGGGCCGAAGTACTGACTATCATCAAGAAACAGCATCACTCGGTAGTTATGTGAAGGAGTTTTATCAGCTCGCTTACGCCATACATAAGGCAACGAATCTGCATCGATTTTCTCTTTCAGAATGTCAAAGTAATCATTGAGGATGCTGAGATCGGTGTCTTGATGATCTTTAGGCAGGTATAAATCCAAACGCATCGCAAGAGTACGTTGATACTGAGTCAGAGCCTGATCAAAGACCTTATCCATCGTGGTAAGCGCTGATTCATAAAGTCCCTTATTGCTGTAAAACAATGGATAATCTTTAAATGTTCTAGCACGAGTAATGGTTGGAAGGTGGGTTGTGTTCGACATGAGTAATACCTCTCAGTGTGTGAATGACATAGGCATTACTCGCTCTGTATTTTTTAAGGTGAGTCGTGACTGCAACCAAAGCTCTTGTTGCGGTGAGCGTTCCGGTTGGCAGTGGGCTTC
It encodes:
- a CDS encoding AlpA family transcriptional regulator: MRFLRLKDVMSLTGLGRSTIYKFMADETDFPKSVPLGGRAVAWVESEIEEWMESRLSMRDNQESFQ
- a CDS encoding inovirus Gp2 family protein — encoded protein: MSNTTHLPTITRARTFKDYPLFYSNKGLYESALTTMDKVFDQALTQYQRTLAMRLDLYLPKDHQDTDLSILNDYFDILKEKIDADSLPYVWRKRADKTPSHNYRVMLFLDDSQYFGPAICWDKGNQLVEHLKTAWKEAIEKHYKGKERSIILFNDRGNDGLGTRCKSKDTNIKRCVFHRLSSFAEAWKEERYCFGSSLD